A part of Campylobacter ureolyticus ACS-301-V-Sch3b genomic DNA contains:
- a CDS encoding SPFH domain-containing protein, whose amino-acid sequence MVLNIFLGIIAIVIALCIIIPLFFRRVVETNEVHIVQSSNKTVSYGKDTGNGNTYYEFPSWVPIFGITKIVLPVSVFAIKIDDYEAYDLGRLPFVVDITAFFRIEDSNLAAQRVESFEDLQIQLTNIIQGSIRSILSSRALEDILQIRSELGDDFTKAVKIQLQSWGIEPVKNIELMDIRDSSGSKVIFNIMEKKKSEIEKESRIEVANNLKLAQIAEIEAVQATEVKQQDANKIVGLKTVENEREVAISKELANQLIKDQEKITKEKEMEVVRVKDVKEAEIKKQVEIVRAEQDQRKIEIDAEARKNAKIKDAEAIKENQILVAQGDKEKQFLAAAALLEMKDKEAQGTLKIGSAEAEALRLKELAPVNAQIELAKEIGENEGYQTYLISIKQIEANRDIGLEQAKALSNADLKIIANEGNVASGVNKIGDVLSSKGGTNLASMLEGLNQSEIGKKIIDKFTGKKEE is encoded by the coding sequence ATGGTTTTAAACATATTTTTGGGCATAATTGCAATTGTTATTGCACTTTGTATTATAATCCCACTGTTTTTTAGACGAGTTGTTGAGACAAATGAAGTTCATATAGTTCAAAGTTCAAATAAAACAGTAAGCTATGGAAAAGATACAGGAAATGGAAATACTTATTATGAGTTTCCTAGCTGGGTGCCGATTTTTGGTATAACAAAGATAGTTTTACCGGTTTCTGTTTTTGCTATAAAAATAGATGATTATGAAGCTTATGATTTAGGAAGACTTCCTTTTGTTGTGGATATCACAGCTTTTTTTAGGATAGAAGATTCAAATTTGGCAGCTCAAAGAGTGGAAAGTTTCGAAGATTTACAAATCCAACTTACAAATATTATTCAAGGCTCAATTAGAAGTATTTTATCAAGTAGGGCATTAGAAGATATTTTGCAAATTAGATCTGAGCTTGGGGATGATTTTACAAAAGCAGTTAAAATTCAGCTTCAAAGCTGGGGAATAGAACCTGTTAAAAATATAGAATTAATGGATATTAGAGATAGTAGTGGAAGTAAAGTTATATTTAACATAATGGAGAAGAAAAAATCCGAAATTGAAAAAGAAAGTAGAATAGAGGTTGCAAACAACTTAAAGTTAGCTCAAATAGCAGAAATTGAAGCTGTTCAAGCAACAGAGGTAAAACAACAAGATGCCAATAAAATAGTTGGATTAAAAACTGTTGAAAACGAAAGAGAGGTGGCTATTTCAAAAGAGCTTGCAAATCAGCTTATAAAAGATCAAGAAAAAATCACAAAAGAAAAAGAGATGGAAGTAGTTAGAGTAAAAGATGTAAAAGAAGCTGAGATTAAAAAACAAGTTGAAATAGTTAGGGCCGAGCAAGATCAAAGAAAAATTGAAATCGATGCCGAAGCTAGAAAAAATGCTAAAATCAAAGATGCAGAAGCTATAAAAGAAAATCAAATTTTAGTTGCTCAAGGTGATAAAGAAAAGCAATTTCTCGCAGCAGCAGCTCTTTTAGAGATGAAAGATAAGGAAGCCCAAGGAACTCTTAAAATAGGCTCAGCCGAAGCTGAGGCTTTAAGGCTTAAAGAGTTAGCTCCTGTAAATGCTCAAATAGAGCTTGCAAAAGAAATTGGAGAAAATGAGGGATATCAAACTTATTTAATCTCTATAAAACAAATTGAAGCTAATAGGGATATCGGGCTTGAGCAAGCAAAAGCATTAAGCAATGCAGATCTTAAGATCATTGCAAATGAAGGAAATGTTGCAAGTGGAGTAAATAAAATAGGAGATGTTTTAAGTTCAAAAGGTGGTACAAATTTAGCTTCAATGCTTGAGGGGCTAAATCAAAGTGAAATAGGAAAAAAAATAATAGATAAATTTACAGGCAAAAAAGAAGAGTAA
- the ubiE gene encoding bifunctional demethylmenaquinone methyltransferase/2-methoxy-6-polyprenyl-1,4-benzoquinol methylase UbiE yields the protein MKNQNKIIDMFNKIAPTYDKANKAMSFGIDESWRKEACAAILAKFINNDLSIADVACGTGDMMRLWSDMSKGYNANITSLIGIDPSSGMLEVAKTKFPNFKFIQADAANTTLEDKSVDVISISYGIRNVVERVKALEEFNRILKLGGYLVVLEFAKPDKKGIISKARDFYISKILPKVGGFISKNKEAYEYLPDSIENFLDKESFVRELNGAGFESQLVKSYSFDISTLFIVKKVRDL from the coding sequence ATGAAAAATCAAAATAAAATCATTGATATGTTTAACAAGATAGCTCCAACATACGATAAAGCAAATAAAGCTATGAGTTTTGGCATAGATGAAAGTTGGAGAAAAGAAGCTTGTGCTGCAATTTTAGCAAAGTTCATAAATAATGATTTAAGTATAGCTGATGTTGCTTGTGGAACAGGCGATATGATGAGACTTTGGAGCGATATGTCAAAAGGCTATAATGCAAACATAACTTCTTTAATAGGTATTGATCCAAGTAGTGGAATGCTTGAAGTTGCCAAAACTAAATTTCCAAATTTTAAATTTATACAAGCCGATGCAGCAAATACAACCCTAGAAGATAAAAGCGTAGATGTTATAAGTATAAGTTATGGTATAAGAAATGTTGTTGAAAGAGTAAAAGCGCTAGAAGAGTTTAATAGAATTTTAAAGCTTGGTGGGTATTTAGTTGTTTTAGAGTTTGCAAAGCCTGATAAAAAGGGTATTATATCAAAAGCAAGAGATTTTTACATTTCAAAAATACTTCCAAAAGTTGGAGGATTTATTTCTAAAAATAAAGAAGCTTATGAGTATTTGCCTGATTCAATAGAAAATTTTTTAGATAAAGAAAGTTTTGTAAGAGAGCTTAATGGCGCAGGTTTTGAAAGCCAGCTTGTAAAAAGTTATAGCTTTGATATTTCTACATTATTTATTGTTAAAAAAGTAAGAGATTTATGA
- the tpx gene encoding thiol peroxidase, with protein sequence MSKVTLNGEAVKLVGDELSVGDYAPEVELVLADLKTLKVGGSSEKIQVIATVPSLDTGVCAMETKKFNEKMANLKNVNFSVVSMDLPFALGRFCGAENIKNINALSDFRCKEFGKKYGVLIDSGALKGLLARAIFVIDKDSKIIYKEVVSEITKEPNYDGVIKALNLGCGPRGC encoded by the coding sequence ATGAGTAAAGTTACATTAAATGGTGAAGCTGTTAAACTAGTTGGTGATGAGCTTAGTGTTGGCGATTATGCACCTGAGGTTGAATTAGTTTTAGCAGATCTAAAAACTTTAAAGGTTGGTGGATCAAGTGAAAAAATTCAAGTTATTGCAACAGTTCCATCACTTGATACTGGTGTTTGTGCAATGGAAACAAAGAAATTTAATGAAAAAATGGCAAATTTAAAAAATGTAAATTTCAGTGTTGTTTCAATGGACTTACCTTTTGCACTAGGCAGATTTTGTGGGGCTGAAAATATTAAAAACATTAATGCATTAAGTGATTTTAGATGCAAAGAATTTGGTAAAAAATATGGCGTTTTAATAGACAGTGGTGCCTTAAAAGGACTTCTTGCAAGAGCTATTTTTGTTATTGATAAAGACTCAAAAATTATTTATAAAGAAGTAGTTAGCGAGATTACAAAAGAGCCTAATTATGATGGAGTGATAAAAGCTTTAAATTTAGGATGTGGTCCTAGAGGCTGCTAA
- a CDS encoding FUSC family protein: MNIIKTITYEINKILEINKDDSTWHLAFFTGFCMSAPLLVGAFLNNMHLAVISSMGTMLFLYTPKTPLYHRMIVLMACGFGFIVSFIFGGLAHFSPHISPIVLCVLTIIVTMTVRFYQLSNPGNFFFIMIATISIFLPFKTSQLIEISGYFVLGTIWAVIVAFIYSLLTAKILKVEDIKEIKYDGFDNVVVDSVIIGFFVGFSILIAQIIGIERAYWVPISTLAILQGMTLRSKWTRQIHRILGTAIGIALVYFLLRLNLNSLQIAILIGVLGFLAQLTITKHYGVATIFITPMTVYMAEMSGVISGGATTLIVARLEDIILGSIIGFIGGVYLHNLKFRKIIIKTIYFFTNLLPSSK, from the coding sequence ATGAATATTATTAAAACAATAACCTACGAAATAAATAAAATATTAGAAATAAATAAAGACGATTCAACTTGGCATCTTGCATTTTTTACAGGTTTTTGCATGTCGGCTCCACTTTTAGTAGGGGCTTTTTTAAACAATATGCATTTAGCAGTTATTAGTTCAATGGGTACAATGCTTTTTTTATATACTCCAAAAACACCACTTTATCATAGAATGATAGTTTTAATGGCTTGTGGATTTGGTTTTATAGTAAGTTTTATCTTTGGAGGATTGGCGCATTTCTCACCGCATATAAGCCCAATTGTTTTATGTGTTTTAACTATTATTGTAACAATGACTGTAAGATTTTATCAATTATCAAACCCTGGAAATTTCTTCTTTATAATGATTGCTACGATATCTATCTTTTTACCTTTTAAAACATCACAGCTTATAGAAATTAGTGGATATTTTGTCTTAGGGACTATTTGGGCTGTAATAGTTGCCTTTATATACAGTTTATTAACGGCAAAAATTTTAAAAGTAGAAGATATTAAAGAGATAAAATATGATGGCTTTGATAATGTAGTTGTTGATAGTGTGATAATTGGATTTTTTGTTGGATTTAGTATTTTAATAGCACAAATAATAGGTATTGAAAGAGCGTATTGGGTGCCGATTTCTACACTAGCAATCTTACAAGGAATGACTCTAAGAAGCAAATGGACAAGGCAAATTCATAGAATTTTAGGAACCGCAATAGGAATAGCTTTAGTATATTTTTTGCTGCGTTTAAATTTAAATAGCCTACAAATTGCAATTTTAATAGGTGTTCTTGGCTTTTTAGCACAACTTACAATCACTAAACACTATGGCGTAGCCACAATTTTTATAACCCCGATGACTGTTTATATGGCTGAAATGAGTGGAGTAATAAGTGGTGGAGCAACAACTTTAATTGTGGCAAGGCTTGAAGATATTATTCTAGGAAGTATAATTGGTTTTATTGGTGGAGTTTATTTGCACAATCTTAAATTTAGAAAAATAATAATAAAAACAATTTACTTTTTTACAAATTTACTTCCTTCTAGCAAGTAA
- a CDS encoding RDD family protein, with protein MAKQKAVIAPVFLRIKAFIIDIFLISMPLLYFTTYAVLGSKENFQKSQIAILLVWLVYGIITSLFFSLKAQTPGYKSQQIYLIDIKTGKKISFFRAFLRYLIFIFGATFLFGILMCFFRKDRLNLHDILTNSTPAKKKE; from the coding sequence ATGGCTAAACAAAAAGCTGTTATTGCACCTGTCTTTTTAAGAATAAAAGCTTTTATTATAGATATATTTCTAATTTCTATGCCGCTTTTATACTTTACTACCTATGCCGTTTTAGGCTCAAAGGAAAATTTTCAAAAAAGTCAAATAGCAATTTTGTTAGTTTGGCTTGTTTACGGCATTATAACTTCACTTTTTTTTAGTTTAAAAGCTCAAACTCCTGGTTATAAATCACAACAAATTTATCTAATAGATATAAAAACTGGTAAGAAAATAAGTTTTTTTAGAGCTTTTTTAAGATATCTTATTTTTATTTTTGGAGCCACTTTTTTATTTGGGATATTAATGTGTTTTTTTAGAAAAGACAGATTAAATCTACATGATATTTTAACAAATTCTACTCCTGCAAAAAAGAAAGAATAA
- the xseA gene encoding exodeoxyribonuclease VII large subunit encodes MIISVSKLNEQAKTLLELNLSNLNVKGEISRLTKHSSGHWYFTLKDKDASVSCAMFRFNNQLVKFDPKDGDEVVLEASASIYKESGRYQLIVKSMKEAGTGDLEKAFLELKEKLLKEGLFSQDHKKPLPKFPSKIAVITSIGSAAYEDIIKTAKVRFDLCKFYFYNSLVQGNLAANDLIKALKKADLVGYDAIVLARGGGSKEDLWCFNDEGLARAIFEAKTPIISAVGHEIDFSISDFVADHRSITPTASMIDLLPDKNELMQKIDNLETNFKKAIKERFLNAKNKVLNLELSFKKIALNSKIEMSFTNLKDIEHKLNFAIQGKISKFESDLAIKKALLEEKNHFFSITKNLIQVQKDGKNISLNDLENGDIITLYSQTTSKKATII; translated from the coding sequence ATGATTATAAGTGTATCTAAGCTAAACGAACAGGCTAAAACTTTACTTGAGCTTAATTTATCAAATTTAAATGTAAAAGGTGAAATTTCTCGCCTTACAAAGCATTCGTCAGGACATTGGTATTTTACCCTAAAAGACAAAGATGCATCCGTATCTTGTGCAATGTTTAGATTTAATAACCAGCTTGTCAAATTTGATCCAAAAGACGGCGATGAGGTTGTTTTAGAGGCAAGTGCAAGTATTTATAAAGAAAGTGGTAGATATCAACTTATTGTAAAATCCATGAAAGAAGCAGGAACTGGAGATTTAGAAAAAGCTTTTTTAGAATTAAAAGAAAAACTTTTAAAAGAGGGTCTTTTTAGCCAAGATCATAAAAAACCACTTCCTAAATTCCCAAGCAAAATTGCCGTTATTACAAGTATTGGATCAGCTGCTTATGAAGACATTATAAAAACTGCAAAAGTTAGATTTGATCTTTGCAAGTTTTATTTTTACAACTCATTAGTTCAAGGAAATTTAGCAGCAAATGATCTTATAAAAGCTTTAAAAAAAGCCGATTTAGTAGGATATGATGCTATAGTTTTAGCAAGAGGTGGTGGAAGCAAAGAGGATTTATGGTGCTTTAATGATGAGGGTTTAGCAAGAGCGATATTTGAAGCAAAAACTCCTATAATTTCAGCTGTTGGGCATGAGATAGATTTTAGTATAAGTGATTTTGTAGCTGATCATAGAAGTATTACACCAACGGCATCAATGATTGATCTACTTCCTGATAAAAATGAACTTATGCAAAAAATAGATAATCTTGAAACAAATTTTAAAAAAGCAATAAAAGAGCGTTTTTTAAACGCTAAAAATAAAGTTTTAAATTTGGAATTAAGTTTTAAAAAAATAGCACTTAATTCAAAAATAGAGATGAGCTTTACAAACCTAAAAGATATAGAGCATAAATTAAATTTTGCAATTCAAGGCAAAATTTCAAAATTTGAAAGCGATTTAGCTATAAAAAAAGCACTTTTGGAAGAAAAAAATCATTTTTTTAGCATTACTAAAAATTTAATTCAAGTTCAAAAAGATGGTAAAAATATCTCTTTAAATGATCTTGAAAATGGTGATATAATAACCTTATACTCGCAAACAACAAGCAAAAAAGCAACTATTATTTAA
- the frr gene encoding ribosome recycling factor: MLDKIYKTQEEASKKAIESLKKDFLTLRTGKVSVNVLDNVYVDYYGNQTPLNQVATVLATDAMTITVTPWEKPMLKTIETAIQAANIGVHPNNDGECIKLFFPPMTIEQRQENVKRSKAMGEKAKVSIRNARKDANDEIKKIEKEISEDEVKKAHDEVQKITDNFNNKVDDVLKQKEAELLKV, from the coding sequence ATGTTAGATAAAATTTATAAAACACAAGAAGAAGCTTCTAAAAAAGCAATTGAGTCTTTAAAAAAAGATTTTCTAACCCTAAGAACTGGAAAAGTAAGCGTTAATGTGCTTGATAATGTTTATGTTGATTACTACGGAAATCAAACTCCACTAAATCAAGTAGCTACTGTTTTAGCAACTGATGCGATGACAATAACCGTAACTCCTTGGGAAAAACCGATGTTAAAAACTATTGAAACAGCTATCCAAGCTGCAAATATCGGTGTACATCCAAACAATGATGGTGAGTGTATAAAGCTATTTTTCCCACCTATGACAATTGAACAAAGACAAGAAAATGTTAAAAGATCAAAAGCAATGGGCGAAAAAGCAAAAGTTAGTATAAGAAATGCTAGAAAAGATGCAAATGATGAGATTAAAAAAATAGAAAAAGAAATCTCAGAAGATGAAGTAAAAAAAGCTCATGATGAAGTTCAAAAAATCACCGATAACTTTAATAATAAAGTTGATGATGTTTTAAAACAAAAAGAAGCTGAACTTTTAAAGGTATGA
- the secG gene encoding preprotein translocase subunit SecG, translating into MTTILLVLQFVLTVILTIAILLQKSSSMGLGVYSGSNESLFGAKGAGGFLAKFTVVMGILFILNTLALGYYYQKSNSKSVIDSIDTKSLQIPAQTNEAPVTPAVPEAPKAN; encoded by the coding sequence TTGACAACGATTTTATTAGTTTTACAATTTGTACTGACTGTAATACTTACTATAGCCATCTTACTTCAAAAAAGCTCATCAATGGGACTTGGAGTTTATAGTGGGAGTAACGAAAGTTTATTTGGCGCAAAAGGCGCTGGTGGATTTTTAGCAAAATTTACAGTTGTTATGGGAATTTTATTTATTTTAAATACTTTGGCTTTAGGATATTATTATCAAAAAAGCAATTCAAAATCAGTCATAGATAGTATTGATACAAAATCCCTTCAAATTCCTGCCCAAACAAATGAAGCCCCAGTAACCCCAGCAGTTCCTGAAGCTCCTAAGGCAAATTAA
- the serC gene encoding 3-phosphoserine/phosphohydroxythreonine transaminase produces MNRVINFSAGPSTIPLDVLKTAQDEFLSYQNKGFSIMEVSHRSAVFDEVINSAEKRVKELYGFSDDYAVLFLQGGASLQFAQIPMNLSTGKVCEYINTGVWTKKAIKEAEILGINYKVVASSEDTNFDRIPLIPELSKDADYTYICSNNTIYGTQYKEFPKTKSLLVIDSSSDLFSREIDTKNIGLFYGGIQKNGGPAGVTLVVIRKDLADRVGKNVPNILRYKTQIDANSMSNTPNTFGIYMLNLMLKKLIKEGGLKAVNEKNEKKAALLYSAIDEMSDFYKGHAKKDSRSLMNVSFNIIKGEELEKKFVSKALENNMMGLKGHRHLGGIRASIYNAITYENVETLVSFMRDFAKKNG; encoded by the coding sequence TTGAATAGAGTTATAAATTTTAGTGCAGGTCCAAGCACAATACCATTAGATGTTTTAAAAACAGCACAAGATGAGTTTTTAAGCTATCAAAATAAGGGATTTTCTATAATGGAAGTATCGCACAGAAGTGCAGTTTTTGATGAAGTTATAAATAGTGCTGAAAAAAGAGTAAAAGAGCTTTATGGTTTTAGTGATGATTATGCAGTTTTATTTTTACAAGGCGGTGCAAGCCTTCAGTTTGCCCAAATTCCTATGAATTTAAGCACAGGTAAAGTGTGTGAGTATATAAATACAGGCGTTTGGACTAAAAAAGCGATAAAAGAAGCTGAAATTTTAGGAATAAATTATAAGGTTGTAGCAAGTAGCGAAGATACAAATTTTGATAGAATTCCTTTAATTCCTGAACTTAGCAAGGATGCTGATTATACTTATATTTGTTCAAACAACACTATTTATGGAACGCAATATAAAGAGTTCCCAAAAACAAAATCTTTATTAGTCATAGATAGTTCAAGCGATCTTTTTTCAAGAGAAATTGATACAAAAAACATCGGACTTTTTTATGGTGGAATTCAAAAAAATGGCGGCCCTGCAGGCGTTACGCTAGTTGTCATAAGAAAAGATTTGGCTGATAGAGTAGGCAAAAATGTTCCAAATATTTTAAGATATAAAACTCAAATTGATGCAAATTCTATGAGCAATACTCCAAATACTTTTGGAATTTATATGCTAAATTTAATGCTTAAAAAACTTATCAAAGAAGGTGGCCTAAAAGCAGTTAATGAAAAAAATGAGAAAAAAGCAGCACTTTTATACTCTGCAATTGATGAAATGAGTGACTTTTATAAAGGCCATGCAAAGAAAGATTCAAGGTCTTTAATGAATGTAAGTTTTAACATTATAAAAGGCGAAGAGCTTGAGAAAAAATTTGTTTCAAAAGCTTTAGAAAATAATATGATGGGACTTAAAGGCCATAGGCATTTAGGAGGCATTAGAGCTTCTATTTATAATGCTATAACTTATGAAAATGTTGAGACTTTAGTTAGCTTTATGAGAGATTTTGCAAAGAAAAATGGTTAA
- a CDS encoding DMT family transporter, whose product MHSFMAGFLFTIFSAIFWGLSSACGQYLLDIKKVSAEWLVVVRLLASGIFLFFLAFKNQKKDIFLIFSDKKDFFILIFYAIFGLFLCQYTYYLSIKLSNAAIATILQYTSPAFIMIYMAVINKKFPTKLEILSLFLVMGGVFILATHLKFDFAIPKEAIVFGLISALCILVYSITPININKKYGILTTLSYGLIIGGILAALINKNWTHHGVKDIDGLFAIFGTVFFGTIISFSFYMKGLSILGPTKTSLLAAIEPVASAFFIYLFLGQRYVFLDYIGFIMILSCTILLARRK is encoded by the coding sequence ATGCATAGTTTTATGGCGGGATTTTTATTTACTATTTTTAGTGCTATTTTTTGGGGACTTTCATCTGCTTGTGGTCAGTATCTACTTGATATAAAAAAAGTTTCAGCTGAGTGGTTGGTTGTAGTTAGACTTTTGGCAAGTGGGATATTTTTGTTTTTCCTAGCATTTAAAAATCAAAAAAAAGATATTTTTTTAATTTTTAGTGATAAAAAAGATTTTTTTATTTTAATATTTTATGCTATTTTTGGACTTTTTTTATGTCAATATACTTATTATTTAAGCATAAAATTAAGCAATGCTGCAATTGCGACTATTTTACAATACACATCTCCAGCTTTTATTATGATTTATATGGCAGTTATAAACAAAAAATTTCCTACAAAACTCGAGATTCTATCGCTTTTTCTTGTTATGGGAGGTGTTTTTATTTTAGCAACTCATCTAAAATTTGATTTTGCTATACCAAAAGAAGCTATTGTTTTTGGGCTAATTTCAGCACTTTGCATTTTGGTTTATAGTATAACTCCAATAAATATAAATAAAAAATATGGTATTTTAACAACTCTTTCTTATGGACTTATAATAGGTGGCATTTTAGCTGCATTGATAAATAAAAACTGGACTCATCACGGAGTAAAAGATATAGATGGGCTTTTTGCTATATTTGGAACAGTGTTTTTTGGAACTATTATCTCATTTAGTTTTTATATGAAAGGACTAAGTATTTTAGGCCCTACAAAGACTAGTTTATTAGCAGCCATTGAGCCTGTCGCATCAGCTTTTTTCATTTATCTGTTTTTAGGGCAAAGGTATGTATTTTTAGACTATATTGGTTTTATAATGATATTAAGTTGTACGATTTTACTTGCTAGAAGGAAGTAA
- the dxs gene encoding 1-deoxy-D-xylulose-5-phosphate synthase: protein MDIKNKSLDELKLLCEDIRKRILDVVSHNGGHLSSNIGAVELIVAMHYVFDAKKDPFIFDVSHQSYTHKLLTKRWDKFSTIRQFGGLSGYTKPSESEFDYFIAGHSSTSISLLVGAAKAIKLKNEDRLPVALIGDGAMSAGMVYEALNELGDRKYPCVIILNDNEMSISKPIGALSKYLSQKMAEPLYMNFRNFIKDFVSKNLPDSASYLAKRFEESLKLITPGLLFEELGLKYIGPVDGHNLEALIKTLKTAKKLNKPVVVHAQTLKGKGYNYAEGFDAKWHGVSPFDLKSGKSFKKTGKKSATAIYSLNLLNLAKKHDNIVGVTAAMPTGTGMDALIEAFPERFWDVAIAEQHAVTSMAAMAKEGFKPYITIYSTFMQRAYDQVIHDCAIMNLNVVIAMDRAGIVGEDGETHQGAFDISFLNAIPNITMISPRDEVSFKEILDYSYRHKGVLAIRYPRGSFILDNEFKPCEIKLGKGEILIDKKANISFLGYGNAVGKAYKVLKSLDDDINLIDLIFAKPIDEELLLDLANYSKVWYIFSDSAKKGGLLEIISAFLQEKEIFDVRIKSFEYDDVFITHGNTNLVEDSLGISVDKIKNFIQKDKILHNKPNLKNF from the coding sequence TTGGATATTAAAAACAAAAGCTTAGATGAATTAAAACTTCTTTGTGAAGATATAAGAAAAAGAATTTTAGATGTTGTTAGTCACAACGGCGGACATCTTAGTTCAAATATTGGAGCAGTAGAGCTAATTGTTGCAATGCACTATGTCTTTGACGCTAAAAAAGATCCTTTTATTTTCGATGTAAGCCATCAAAGCTACACTCACAAACTTTTAACCAAGCGTTGGGATAAATTTTCTACTATTAGGCAGTTTGGAGGACTTAGTGGATATACAAAACCTAGCGAAAGTGAGTTTGATTATTTTATAGCAGGACATAGTTCAACTTCAATTTCTCTTTTAGTAGGAGCTGCAAAAGCTATAAAGCTTAAAAATGAAGATAGGCTTCCAGTAGCACTTATCGGTGATGGAGCAATGAGTGCGGGTATGGTTTATGAAGCTTTAAATGAGTTGGGTGATAGAAAATATCCTTGCGTTATAATTTTAAATGATAATGAAATGAGCATAAGTAAACCAATAGGAGCACTAAGTAAGTATTTAAGCCAAAAAATGGCTGAGCCATTGTATATGAATTTTAGAAATTTTATAAAAGATTTTGTATCTAAAAACTTACCAGATAGTGCTTCATATTTAGCAAAAAGATTTGAAGAGAGTTTAAAGTTAATTACTCCTGGTCTTTTGTTTGAAGAGCTTGGACTTAAATACATTGGTCCAGTTGATGGACATAATTTAGAGGCTTTGATAAAAACTCTTAAAACAGCTAAAAAGCTAAATAAACCAGTTGTTGTTCATGCTCAAACTCTAAAAGGAAAAGGCTATAACTATGCTGAAGGGTTTGATGCAAAATGGCATGGTGTTAGCCCATTTGATTTAAAAAGTGGAAAAAGTTTTAAAAAAACAGGCAAAAAATCAGCCACAGCTATTTACTCTTTAAATTTATTAAATTTAGCTAAAAAGCATGATAATATCGTAGGAGTTACTGCTGCTATGCCAACTGGAACAGGCATGGATGCGTTAATCGAAGCTTTTCCAGAGCGCTTTTGGGATGTGGCAATTGCCGAGCAACATGCAGTAACTTCAATGGCTGCAATGGCAAAAGAGGGTTTTAAGCCTTACATTACGATTTATTCTACATTTATGCAAAGAGCCTATGATCAAGTGATACATGATTGTGCGATTATGAACTTAAATGTTGTAATTGCCATGGATAGAGCAGGAATTGTTGGTGAAGATGGAGAAACCCATCAAGGAGCTTTTGATATAAGCTTTTTAAACGCGATTCCAAACATCACTATGATTTCTCCGCGCGATGAAGTAAGCTTTAAAGAAATTTTAGATTATTCTTATAGGCATAAAGGCGTTTTAGCAATTCGCTATCCAAGGGGAAGCTTTATCTTAGATAATGAGTTTAAACCCTGTGAAATAAAGCTAGGAAAAGGTGAAATTTTAATAGATAAAAAGGCAAATATAAGCTTTTTAGGTTATGGAAATGCTGTTGGAAAAGCTTATAAGGTTTTAAAAAGTCTTGATGATGATATAAATTTAATAGATTTAATCTTTGCAAAACCTATTGATGAAGAGCTTTTGTTGGATTTGGCAAATTATAGTAAAGTTTGGTATATTTTTAGCGATAGTGCAAAAAAAGGTGGATTGCTAGAAATTATCTCAGCTTTTTTACAAGAAAAAGAAATTTTTGATGTAAGAATAAAAAGTTTTGAATACGATGATGTTTTTATAACTCACGGAAATACAAATTTGGTTGAAGATAGCCTTGGCATAAGTGTTGATAAGATAAAAAATTTTATACAAAAAGATAAAATTTTACACAATAAACCTAATTTAAAGAACTTTTGA
- a CDS encoding Fur family transcriptional regulator, with the protein MQYIDLLKDSSLKATPQRLCILKTLAKHTHPTIDELYDEIKKDYPSISLATVYKNLGTLLDCGLVMEISRPNLKSKFDIKEKPHIHIVCKKCGYVKDCDCETSDLKNYHKILEKNTNTKIKDLNITAFVDECQNCKN; encoded by the coding sequence ATGCAATATATTGATTTACTAAAAGATAGTAGTTTAAAAGCAACTCCGCAAAGACTTTGCATTTTAAAAACTCTTGCTAAACACACTCATCCAACAATTGATGAGCTATACGATGAGATAAAAAAAGATTACCCTTCAATTTCATTAGCAACTGTTTATAAAAACTTAGGAACTTTACTTGATTGTGGTTTAGTTATGGAGATTTCAAGACCAAATTTAAAGTCTAAATTTGATATTAAAGAAAAGCCACATATTCATATCGTTTGTAAAAAATGTGGATATGTAAAAGACTGTGATTGTGAGACTTCAGACTTAAAAAACTATCATAAAATTTTAGAAAAAAATACAAATACTAAAATAAAAGATTTAAACATAACAGCTTTTGTTGATGAGTGTCAAAACTGCAAAAATTAA